A window of the Dictyostelium discoideum AX4 chromosome 4 chromosome, whole genome shotgun sequence genome harbors these coding sequences:
- the spyA gene encoding O-linked GlcNAc transferase yields the protein MQIKICYDIIIHDNPNSVNVEIIKKDEITNDKENKKNNIVNSFIIVKLNENNINNNNLNNNNNDLNNSIYNNEIISFLNKLIEIKIINNSSSGSGSSSQVSNDEIIKIDEFLIEVGTEFREKKKMIDALKMYYLASRSNVKNSTALFYMGVVFYEEGISYSLALESYSKALLLNPNYPEVLCNIGVIRKNLGEIETSIEYYKRALQINPNYSLVKNNIAIAYNDLGTKVKLNGEIDLAKEFYKKSLHYNFKYEGTYYNLGVLFSERKQIEKSIMNYELAIHFNEINNKNNSNNNNNQYVEALNNLGVLYKDIDNIEQSIHYYQLALKSNPSFSQSLSNLAIIYTMQGKMKLAKKYVKLAIKESPTYADAYNNLGVVYRDIGKISQSIKSYEKCIQCSPTNSLNAQHNKLLALNYSTEFNYSQIYEIHQQWGQSFLNSLNLKYGIDSNNNNINNNNGIIKKKDKLIIGYISGDFFIHSVSYFIEGILKFHNKEEFKIICYSNISKQDTTTERLKSYGHEWRHITGKPTMEVVQLIKDDQVDILVELSGHTCGNRMDVMALQPSPIQISYIGYPNTTGLKTIQYRITDSIVDPLDTKQQFTETLIRMPQCFLTYFPPISAASSSNDNISPPSPSPPPLPPPPPLPPPPPFLKNGYITFGSFNVMAKYSDKCLNCWKLILDRSPIGTRLLLKSKPFACEDTKKSFSKRLIKFGFNLNQVDLVGLFSHQKDHLQYYSQMLDISLDTFPYAGTTTTCESLWMGVPTVSLSTPSYHCNNVGKSILHTLNLPQLVAYNHGQYVEIALALSRDIDKLIFFRSNLRNLMINSPLCDNLNFTKHLELKYKQIFNSHHNNQQVHINNNNNNNNFL from the coding sequence atgcaaattaaaatttgttatGATATAATAATCCATGACAATCCAAATTCAGTAaatgttgaaattattaaaaaggaTGAAATTACCaatgataaagaaaataaaaaaaataatatagttaatagttttattattgttaaactaaatgaaaataatattaataataataatttaaataataataataatgatttaaataatagtatttataataatgaaattattagttttttaaataaattaattgaaattaaaataattaataatagtagtagtggtagtggtagtagtagtcaGGTTagtaatgatgaaattattaaaattgatgaatttttaattgaagttGGTACAGAATTtagagaaaagaaaaaaatgattgatgCATTGAAAATGTATTATCTTGCAAGTAGATCAAATGTAAAGAATTCAACAGCATTATTTTATATGGGAGTTGTATTCTATGAAGAGGGTATTTCATATTCATTGGCGTTGGAAAGTTATTCAAaagcattattattaaatccaaATTATCCAGAGGTTTTATGTAATATTGGTGTAATTAGAAAGAATCTTGGTGAAATTGAAACAAGTATAGAATATTATAAACGTGCCCTACAAATCAATCCAAACTATTCACTTGTAAAGAATAATATAGCGATAGCATATAACGATTTAGGTACAAAAGTTAAATTGAAtggtgaaattgatttaGCTAAAGAATTctataaaaaatcattacattataatttcaaatatgaAGGTACTTATTATAATTTAGGCGTATTATTTAGTGAAagaaaacaaattgaaaaatcaattatgaATTATGAATTAGCAATtcattttaatgaaataaataataaaaataatagtaataataataataatcaatatgtTGAagctttaaataatttaggtGTATTATATaaagatattgataatattgaacaATCAATACACTATTATCAATTAGCATTAAAATCGAATCCATCATTCTCTCAAAGTTTAAGTAATTTAGCAATTATTTATACAATGCAAGGAAAGATGAAATTAGCAAAAAAATATGTTAAACTTGCAATTAAAGAATCACCAACATATGCCGATGCTTATAATAATCTTGGTGTAGTTTATCGTGATATTGGTAAAATTTCTCAATCGATCAAAAGTTATGAAAAATGTATTCAATGTTCACCaacaaattctttaaatgctcaacataataaattattggcattaaattattcaacagaatttaattattcacAAATTTATGAAATTCACCAACAATGGGgtcaatcatttttaaattctttaaatttaaaatatggtattgatagtaataataataacataaataataataatggaataattaaaaaaaaagataaattaattattggttATATTTCAGGtgatttttttatacattCAGTTAGTTATTTTATTGAaggaattttaaaatttcataataaggaagaatttaaaattatatgttattcaaatatttctAAACAAGATACTACAACTGAAAGATTAAAATCATATGGTCATGAATGGAGACATATAACTGGTAAACCTACAATGGAGGTagttcaattgataaaggATGATCAAGTTGATATATTGGTAGAGTTGTCAGGTCATACCTGTGGTAATAGAATGGATGTTATGGCATTACAACCATCACCAATTCAAATATCATACATTGGTTATCCAAATACAACAGGTTTAAAAACTATTCAATATAGAATAACAGATTCAATAGTTGATCCATTAGATACAAAACAACAATTCACTGAAACTTTAATTAGAATGCCACAATGTTTTTTAACTTATTTCCCACCAATTTCAGcagcatcatcatcaaatgataatatatCACCACcgtcaccatcaccaccaccactaccaccaccaccaccattaccaccaccaccaccatttttaaagaatggtTATATTACATTTGGATCATTTAATGTTATGGCTAAATATAGTGATAAATGTTTAAATTGTTGgaaattaatattggatAGATCACCAATTGGAacaagattattattaaagagtAAACCATTCGCTTGTGAAGATACAAAGAAATCATTTAGCAAgagattaattaaatttggattCAATTTGAATCAGGTGGATTTGGTTGGTTTATTTTCTCATCAAAAAGATCATCTTCAATATTATAGCCAGATGTTGGATATTAGTTTAGATACTTTTCCATACGCTGGTACTACAACAACTTGTGAATCACTTTGGATGGGTGTTCCAACGGTTTCACTATCAACACCTTCTTATCATTGTAATAATGTGggtaaatcaattttacatACACTAAATCTACCTCAGTTGGTTGCCTACAATCATGGTCAATATGTTGAAATCGCTTTGGCTTTGTCAAGAGATATcgataaattaatattcttTAGAAGTAATCTaagaaatttaatgattaatTCCCCACTttgtgataatttaaattttactaaacatttggaattaaaatataaacaaatttttaattctcatcacaacaaccaacaagttcatattaataataataataacaacaacaatttcttGTAA
- a CDS encoding regulator of chromosome condensation domain-containing protein (Similar to RCC1), with product MKNDLYTFGKKNYILNNLFRSLGEIKKIKDDLQIVRLTMNCQKINIIDIKCTNDTLFILFSNGEFICKRMIPTLSINEITSPIKILKISSGYNHFHLLSIDNKLYGLGDNSFNQIGFNNINISNNNWYERIKQVEYFNEINLKMVSSGGRHHSIFIGIDGSVYSCGSNKYNQLGRRTTNGENETTHNIEKLETTILFDNCSSGDHHNLLIATNGLVYGFGLNSHGQLGIITNYNVKLPISNNKNENDNNSNENDNYGYSIKLLTLLETLKDEHIVEVRCSMWHSILLSKKGEVFTFGEGSSFQLGHGDNISYQTPILVDELSENNFKINSISCSTNSSLFLDNQHRVFYCGDNFISQDFECNNQDNQNYSYDGDDEDDDDNDNDCSNKIENPTPLTQLIQTLDFSPPNNIYTHNSNFNFMW from the coding sequence atgaaaaatgatttatataCATTCGGaaagaaaaattatataCTCAACAATTTATTTAGGAGTTTAGgagaaataaagaaaattaaagatgattTACAAATTGTTAGATTAACTATGAATTGCcagaaaattaatattattgatattaaatgCACTAATGAtactttatttatattattttcaaatggtgaatttatttgtaaaagaATGATTCCAACATTATCTATAAATGAAATAACATCaccaataaaaattttaaaaatatcatcaggttataatcattttcaccttttatcaattgataataaattatatggATTAGGTGACAATAGTTTTAATCAAAtaggttttaataatattaatattagtaataataattggtaTGAAAGAATAAAACAAGTCgaatattttaatgaaattaatttaaagatGGTATCATCTGGTGGTAGACATCATTCAATATTTATTGGTATTGATGGTAGTGTATATTCTTGTggttcaaataaatataatcaatTAGGAAGAAGAACAACTAATGGGGAAAATGAAACAACtcataatattgaaaaattagaaacAACTATTCTATTCGATAATTGCTCGTCAGGTGATCatcataatttattaatagcAACTAACGGATTAGTATATGGTTTCGGTTTAAACTCACATGGTCAATTAGGTATAATTACAAATTATAATGtaaaattaccaatttcaaataataaaaatgaaaatgataataatagtaatgaaaatgataattatgGTTATTCTATTAAACTATTAACATTATTAGAAACATTAAAAGATGAACATATAGTTGAAGTTAGATGTTCAATGTGGCATAgcatattattatcaaagaaGGGTGAAGTTTTCACATTTGGCGAGGGATCTTCATTTCAATTAGGTCATGGTGATAATATCTCTTATCAAACCCCTATTCTCGTTGATGAATTatctgaaaataattttaaaattaattcaatatctTGTTCAACTAattcatctttatttttagataatCAACATAGAGTATTTTATTGTGGAGATAATTTCATTTCACAAGATTTTGAATGTAATAATCAAGATAACCAAAATTACAGCTATGATGGggatgatgaggatgatgatgataatgataatgattgtaGTAATAAAATCGAAAATCCAACACCTTTAACTCAACTTATACAAACATTGGATTTTTCTCCTCCAAATAATATCTACACCCATAATTCAAACTTTAACTTTATGTGGTAA
- a CDS encoding calcium-binding EF-hand domain-containing protein → MELLTDDQKNEFQICFTQFDKDNDGRLNPKESVMALKSLGVNLPESDVSSGTDFNGFLQVVVRKLQITDPADELKRAFNCFDTDGTGSISAQHLKQILTTLGDTLTSQEADELIRDTDTDRDGYISSDEATKLILSKLQ, encoded by the exons atggaattatTAACAGACGatcaaaaaaatgaatttcaaATTTGTTTCACACAATTCgataaagataatgatgGAAGACTTAATCCAAAAGAATCAGTTATGGCATTGAAATCATTGGGTGTAAATTTACCAGAATCTGATGTTTCATCAGGCACAGATTTTAATGGTTTCTTACAAGTTGTAGTTAGAAAACTTCAAATTACTGATCCAGCTG atgaattaaaaagagcttttaattgttttgataCAGATGGTACTGGTTCAATTTCAGCACaacatttaaaacaaattcttACAACATTAGGTGACACTTTAACATCTCAAGAAGCAGATGAATTAATTAGGGATACTGATACCGATAGAGATGGTTATATTTCTTCAGATGAAGCtacaaaattaattctttcaaaattacaataa
- the sdh gene encoding saccharopine dehydrogenase, with amino-acid sequence MKNILLLGSGFVAKPALDYLLKREDYFVTIVSLFQNELDSITKGHDTSKFKTIQLDVMNKLNELEEYFPKSDCVISLIPATLHSTVAKLCIKHKTHLVTASYISDDMKALSEEAKEAGVLLLNELGLDPGIDHMSSMKIIDHAKENGGKVTSFVSWCGALPSTECADNPFGYKFSWSPRGVLSSATLSANFLWEGHNEEVPANIKWAVLQPIVVEDSNGVKMEFDGVPNRNSFPYIEQYNLNAKDVTTMFRGTLRWKGGFGIMIRALVAVGLFSTEVDARLAVEGGISWRNYLVQLLGCNDNDSDLLYCVESTIKEYFEKLKTERDGLQFHFPIIPRDIEKDVQHAVEGFKWLGLLSADEKVVNKNTPIDSLCALLEKKLSYKAGERDVVVLEHNFVVQYADRTEKEVSSLICYGIPNGSSATSLTVGVPVGIATELIADGKTTTRGVVGPVTPEFYLPILEKLKSENIEMIETKQEIKK; translated from the exons atgaaaaatatattattactcGGTTCTGGCTTTGTTGCAAAg cCAGCACTTGATTACCTCTTAAAAAGAGAAGATTATTTTGTAACAATTGTTAGTTTATTCCAAAATGAATTAGACTCAATTACAAAAGGTCACGATACAtcaaaattcaaaacaaTTCAATTAGATGTTATGAATAAATTGAATGAATTAGAAGAATATTTCCCAAAATCTGATTGTGTAATTAG tttAATTCCAGCAACATTACATTCAACAGTTGCAAAATTATGTATTAAACATAAAACACATTTAGTTACAGCAAGTTATATTTCAGATGATATGAAAGCATTATCAGAAGAAGCAAAGGAGGCAGgtgttttattattgaatgaACTTGGTCTTGATCCAGGTATTGATCATATGTCATCAATGAAGATTATTGATCATGCTAAGGAAAATGGTGGTAAGGTCACATCATTCGTTTCATGGTGTGGTGCGCTACCATCAACAGAATGTGCTGACAATCCATTTGGATACAAATTTTCATGGTCACCAAGAGGTGTACTATCATCAGCAACTCTTTCCGCCAATTTCCTTTGGGAGGGTCATAATGAAGAAGTACCAGCCAATATCAAATGGGCAGTGTTACAACCAATCGTTGTTGAAGATTCAAATGGTGTAAAGATGGAGTTTGATGGTGTACCAAATCGTAACTCATTCCCATACATTGAACAATACAATTTAAATGCTAAAGATGTAACCACAATGTTTAGAGGTACATTACGTTGGAAGGGTGGTTTTGGAATCATGATCCGTGCACTTGTTGCCGTTGGTTTATTCTCCACTGAAGTTGATGCACGTCTCGCTGTTGAGGGTGGTATTTCATGGCGTAACTATCTCGTTCAGCTATTGGGTTgcaatgataatgatagtgACCTCCTATATTGTGTGGAATCCACCATTAAAGAGTactttgaaaaattaaagacTGAGAGAGACGGCTTACAATTCCATTTCCCAATTATTCCAAgagatattgaaaaagatgTTCAACATGCCGTTGAAGGTTTCAAATGGTTGGGTTTATTAAGTGCTGATGAAAAAGTTGTAAATAAGAATACTCCAATCGATAGTCTTTGCGCTTTACTCGAAAAGAAACTCTCTTACAAAGCTGGTGAACGTGATGTAGTTGTCCTTGAACATAACTTTGTCGTCCAATACGCTGATCGTACAGAAAAAGAAGTTTCATCACTCATTTGTTATGGTATTCCAAATGGTAGTTCTGCAACTTCACTCACTGTTGGTGTTCCAGTTGGTATCGCAACTGAACTCATCGCTGATGGTAAAACTACAACTAGAGGTGTTGTTGGTCCAGTAACTCCtgaattttatttaccaattttagagaaattaaaatctgaaaatattgaaatgattgaaactaaacaagaaattaaaaaataa
- the anapc4 gene encoding anaphase promoting complex subunit 4, whose amino-acid sequence MKDFVLLNDKILPNDVKCYSCCTTMDLIALVTKDDQIVIHRFLTWQKLFTINHMSTTINDNNTNNNNNNNNNNNNNNNDNNNDNDKSNKSIVSIQWSPNGKMISIGCEDGSIFIYNIENAKLINKSHNHKHPIHKLAWIKEVSQQRSQQQQQQQQQQQQQQQQQQQQQQQQQQQQQQQQQQQQQQNKNGSTKCNNNYVSPPLFLSQIKQNMNLFPSISYYFENSKEENIYLGGDIYDRPFDILICCDSIGVISLLAFGLFKIVTIDLLSLLKQKYSNTHFLIKPSKSLKILDITLTESLNKLSVMIETDNGLFLSVTIDTSILLEKRNEIHEISLQYFLLFQLQQSLDIHIKEITEKWKETQQQLSTKWVEFEKVLSDYGFSSSIEQELIDLLMCGVPSPPTNQFIVNNINIKKLKLTESNCNSIREILIKYILPSFLNIFHIITVLHNNSLENDGYKGLLDTNTVKNILDYCGSFGMRLQSLETLICGIESHYTSFFSWLYKVQCTLNEIQPDRKLSLPFNELSIMSLLKKGLKFDLLFSTSTLFSSSSSSSPSSPPSNNNSPTFSSSSSINNNNNNNNNELNQSGNIGFSNNNENLEFQYKDLKGNFHDLFKDFSSKIFETFNEITIVLPSLFKFENVIPFCLYDKNDTSVSHKFNCSLISHPNDTIYLSIYTTLSNSNRLFICKREDKLNWSFTCYQLNEKYSILDCKFYNNSSLMALVSEDIIKANQKKSTRKNTYLKQYQYKTDDNDDSDNREYIKLDVNIPQSTILLDLLDSFKSREIILKSRISPITFELSTSRKISATFIGKRRVALYDLAEDEEEEEEGEEEDICLVR is encoded by the exons ATGAaagattttgttttattaaatgataaaatattaCCAAATGATGTCAAATGCTATAGTTGTTGTACGACTATGGATTTAATAGCATTGGTAACAAAAGATGATCAAATAGTTATACATAGATTTCTTACATGGCAAAAATTATTCACAATCAACCATATGTCGACAActataaatgataataacactaataataataataataataataataataataataataataataatgataataataatgataatgataaaagtaataaatcaATAGTATCAATTCAATGGAGTCCAAATGGAAAGATGATATCAATTGGATGTGAAGATGGatcaatttttatatataatattgaaaatgcaaaattaataaataaatcacatAATCATAAACACCCAATTCATAAATTGGCATGGATAAAAGAAGTTTCACAACAACggtcacaacaacaacaacaacaacaacaacaacaacaacaacaacaacaacaacaacaacaacaacaacaacaacaacaacaacaacaacaacaacaacaacaacaacaacaacaacagaatAAGAATGGTTCAACtaaatgtaataataattatgtatcaccaccactattTTTATcacaaattaaacaaaatatgAATTTATTTCCGTCAATAtcatattattttgaaaattcaaaaga ggaaaatatttatttaggAGGAGATATATATGATAGAccatttgatattttaatttgttgtgATAGTATAGGTGTAATTAGTTTACTTGcatttggtttatttaaaattgtaacaatagatttattatcattattaaaacaaaagtATTCAAATACTCATTTCTTAATTAAACCTTCAAAA agtttaaaaattttagacATTACATTAAcagaatcattaaataaattatcagtTATGATTGAAACAGATAatggattatttttatcagtAACAATTGATACATCGATTTTATTAGAGAAAAGGAATGAAATTCATGAGATATCTTTACaatactttttattatttcaacttcaacaatCATTAGATATTCATATAAAAGAGATCACTGAAAAATGGAAAGaaactcaacaacaattatcaaCTAAATGGGTAGAATTTGAAAAGGTCTTATCCGATTATGGTTTCTCTTCTTCAATTGAACAAGAGTTAATAGATTTATTAATGTGTGGTGTACCTTCTCCACCAACTAATCAATTCattgttaataatatt aatattaaaaaattaaaattaacagAATCAAATTGTAATTCAATTAGagagatattaataaaatatatattaccatcatttttaaatatatttcatATTATTACAGTTTTacataataattcattagaGAATGATGGATATAAAGGATTATTGGATACAAATACAGTTAAGAATATTTTAGATTATTGTGGTTCATTTGGAATGAGACTACAATCATTGGAGACTTTAATTTGTGGTATCGAATCTCATTATACTTCATTCTTCTCTTGGTTATATAAAGTTCAATGTACACTAAATGAAATTCAACCCGATagaaaattatcattaccattcaacgaattatcaattatgtcattattaaaaaaaggattaaaatttgatttattattttcaacatcaactttattttcatcatcatcatcatcatctccatcatcaccaccttcaaataataattcgccaacattttcatcatcatcatctattaataataataataataataataataatgaactgAATCAATCTGGTAATATTGgttttagtaataataatgaaaatttagaatttcaatataaagatttaaaaggTAACTTTCATGATCTATTTAAGGATTTTTCAAGTAAAATCTTTGAaacatttaatgaaattacaatAGTTTTAccatctttatttaaatttgaaaatgttatACCATTTTGCCTTTATGATAAGAATGATACTTCAGTGTCtcataaatttaattgttctttAATTTCTCATCCAAat gatacaatatatttatcaatttatactacattatcaaatagtaatagattatttatttgtaaaagaGAGGATAAATTGAATTGGAGTTTCACTTGTTATCAATTGAATGAAAAGTATAGCATTTTAGATTGCAAATTCTATAATAATTCTTCTTTGATGGCATTGGTTTCAGAAGATATTATCAAAGCCaatcaaaagaaatcaactagaaaaaatacatatttgaaacaatatcaatataaAACTGATGACAATGATGACAGTGATAATAGAGAGTATATAAAATTAGATGTTAATATACCTCAAAGTACTATTTTATTAGATCTTTTAgat TCATTTAAATCTAgggaaattattttaaaatcaagaatttcaccaattacatttgaattatcaacATCAAGAAAAATATCAGCTACGTTTATTGGTAAAAGAAGAGTTGCTTTATATGATTTGGCAgaggatgaagaagaagaagaagaagggGAGGAAGAAGa TATTTGTTTGGTAAGATAA
- the fpgt gene encoding fucose-1-phosphate guanylyltransferase — MMELGFENDIDLLNQYQTIQSRKTKDYKKFLEIKQENKNQHLDIISSFWDVIVITAIDSLQKEYYEQVLKEKMNQNQIPSFIPYVVISDPVGEKIGCGGSTLYVLKTLSTIFGDDKIKNMKILLLHAGGYSKRLPNHSTTGKIFASIPCTLGMGGNNNNNNDDEDESKLQACSMLEIKLIILIDIPKRMKPGVFLACSDDIELFESNEMSFNSSEDGTFIALSQPGTLDIGVGHGVFILDDVNQYKPNQLNSCRKFIHKPSKEKMKNENAILSNGLVLMDSCYYFDHKVFSILLNYYNQNNPINCEIDAYSDFLQPLGKSAEPNYFQVKSNVTKFLPHLPKEREKIYNFLNSNKCKLEMIPMSPSAFIHIGTCHEYIEHFTINFPKLGFKNLIFSEIGSGINNNNNNNSVILHSILLNNLNTIINDNSVIEYCNFKGINKLSIGNRCIVSDLEFENSNEQQQQQQQQQQQQQQQQQTLSSSNYSIEIPSNSFIQTLSISCNRYVTIFFGIDDDLKSTTNPKLFGIPLKDYNLNSINTSDDNNNNNSLWNAPLFPISNISPKDSLLKTLNSLQKTKQTNFFSNNEQQPQQQQQSYYSIEQCLNEKDLSKQFIRRSNLTNEILNLKNKK, encoded by the exons atgatggaATTAggatttgaaaatgatattgatttattaaatcaatatcaaacaattcaatcaagaaaaacaaaagattataaaaagtttttagaaattaaacAAGAGAATAAGAATCAACATTTAGATATTATCTCATCATTTTGGGATGTAATTGTTATTACTGCTATTGATTCACTTCAAAAGGAATACTATGAGCAagtattaaaagaaaagatgaatcaaaatcaaattccaTCATTTATACCTTACGTTGTAATTTCTGATCCAGTTGGTGAAAAAATAGGTTGTGGTGGTTCAACCctttatgttttaaaaacattatcaacaatatttggtgatgataaaattaaaaata tgaaaatattattattacatgcTGGTGGGTATAGTAAAAGATTACCAAATCATTCAACAACTGGTAAGATATTTGCATCAATACCATGTACACTTGGAATGggtggaaataataataataataatgatgacgAAGATGAATCAAAATTACAAGCATGTTCAATgttagaaattaaattaataatattaattgatataCCAAAGAGAATGAAACCAGGTGTATTCTTAGCATGTTCAgatgatattgaattatttgaatcaaatgaaatgTCTTTCAATTCAAGTGAAGATGGTACATTCATTGCATTATCTCAACCTGGTACATTGGATATTGGTGTTGGACATGGTGTTTTCATTCTTGATGATGTTAATCAGTATaaaccaaatcaattaaattcatgTAGAAAATTCATTCATAAACCATCAAaagagaaaatgaaaaatgaaaatgctATACTTTCAAATGGTTTAGTTTTAATGGATAGTTGTTATTATTTCGATCATAaagttttttcaattttattaaattattataatcaaaataatccaaTTAATTGTGAAATTGATGCATATTCTGATTTTTTACAa cCATTAGGTAAAAGTGCAGAaccaaattattttcaagttAAAAGTAATGTTACAAAATTTTTACCACATTTAccaaaagaaagagaaaagatatataactttttaaattcaaataaatgtaaattaGAAATGATACCAATGTCACCATCTGCATTCATTCATATTGGTACATGTCATGAATATATTGAACATTTTACAATCAATTTCCCAAAATTAGGTtttaagaatttaattttctctGAAATTGGTAGTgggattaataataataataacaataatagtgtTATTTTacattcaatattattaaataatttaaatacaattattaatgataatagtgtAATTGaatattgtaattttaaaggaaTTAATAAACTTTCAATTGGTAATAGATGTATAGTATCAGATttagaatttgaaaattctaatgaacagcaacaacaacagcaacaacaacagcaacaacaacaacaacaacaacaaacattATCGTCAtcaaattattcaattgaaataccatcaaattcattcattcaaaCACTTTCAATTAGTTGTAATAGATATGTTACAATATTCTTTggtattgatgatgatttaaaatcaactacaaatccaaaattatttggtattcctttaaaagattataatttaaattcaattaatactagtgatgataataataataataattcacttTGGAATGCACCATTATttccaatttcaaatatttctcCAAAAGATTcacttttaaaaactttaaatagtttacaaaaaacaaaacaaacaaactttttttcaaataatgaacaacaaccccaacaacaacaacaatcatattattcaattgaacaatgtttaaatgaaaaggatttatcaaaacaatttattagaagatcaaatttaacaaatgaaattttaaatttaaaaaataaaaaataa